A single Natranaerobius thermophilus JW/NM-WN-LF DNA region contains:
- a CDS encoding alpha/beta-type small acid-soluble spore protein — protein MGTGQKRNKALVEGAERGLYQFKYEVASELGIQPPQSDYWGNLTSRDCGAVGGNMTRKMVEAYENQLSQTGGQ, from the coding sequence ATGGGTACAGGTCAAAAAAGAAACAAAGCTCTTGTAGAAGGTGCCGAGAGAGGCCTTTACCAATTCAAATATGAAGTAGCTAGCGAACTAGGAATTCAGCCTCCTCAAAGTGACTATTGGGGTAATCTTACCTCAAGAGACTGTGGTGCAGTAGGAGGCAACATGACTAGAAAGATGGTTGAAGCTTATGAAAACCAGTTGAGCCAAACAGGAGGTCAATAA
- a CDS encoding Asp23/Gls24 family envelope stress response protein: MKGNIFETQYGQISLSEQVIATIAGISAIECYGLVGMASRRLKDGINEILRKEDLSKGVEIKVSEDKLVIELYIIVSYGTKISVVAHNVMEKVKYTVEYYTGLEVEEVNINVQGVRVQE, from the coding sequence ATGAAAGGAAATATCTTTGAAACGCAATATGGCCAAATTTCGTTATCCGAACAAGTAATTGCCACTATAGCAGGGATTTCAGCTATTGAATGTTACGGATTAGTAGGGATGGCTTCTCGCAGGTTAAAAGACGGTATAAATGAAATTCTAAGAAAAGAAGATTTAAGCAAAGGTGTTGAGATTAAAGTTTCAGAAGACAAGCTGGTCATTGAACTATATATCATCGTCAGTTATGGTACTAAAATATCCGTAGTAGCCCATAATGTTATGGAAAAAGTAAAATACACTGTGGAATATTATACTGGACTGGAAGTTGAGGAAGTAAATATCAATGTACAGGGTGTAAGGGTTCAGGAGTAA
- the rpmB gene encoding 50S ribosomal protein L28: MANLCEICGKGNNSGASVSHSNKKTKRKWKGNIQKLKAMVDGRPKKVKVCTQCIKAGKIERAF; encoded by the coding sequence ATGGCTAATTTATGTGAAATTTGCGGTAAAGGAAATAACTCCGGTGCAAGTGTATCCCATTCCAATAAGAAAACAAAAAGAAAATGGAAGGGGAATATCCAAAAATTAAAAGCCATGGTCGATGGCAGACCTAAAAAAGTTAAAGTGTGCACCCAGTGTATTAAAGCCGGGAAAATAGAAAGAGCATTTTAA
- the rpe gene encoding ribulose-phosphate 3-epimerase, translated as MTLVAPSILSADLLKLEEQIKAVEAAGADMIHVDVMDGRFVPNITMGPKIVEALKRITSIPCDVHLMIEEPEKYIDKFAQAGADILTIHQEASLHLDRNIEAITAHDIKAGVSLNPATPLEQIKWVLPKLDQVLLMSVNPGFGGQKYIPYVSGKISDLDKIRKAGKYSFMIQVDGGINHSNAKQVLDSGADILVAGSAIFSSKLGLEQAIKLLKYPSPDPTSI; from the coding sequence ATGACATTAGTGGCACCATCAATATTATCAGCTGATTTATTGAAGTTAGAAGAGCAGATCAAGGCTGTTGAAGCTGCTGGGGCAGATATGATTCACGTCGATGTAATGGATGGACGATTCGTTCCCAATATAACCATGGGACCCAAAATTGTTGAAGCCCTCAAGAGAATAACCTCTATTCCTTGTGATGTACATTTGATGATTGAAGAACCGGAAAAGTATATCGACAAATTCGCTCAAGCAGGTGCCGATATATTGACTATTCATCAGGAAGCTTCATTGCATTTGGACAGAAATATAGAAGCAATTACTGCACATGATATTAAAGCTGGAGTTTCTTTAAACCCTGCTACACCTTTAGAGCAAATAAAGTGGGTATTACCAAAACTGGATCAGGTTTTATTGATGAGTGTTAATCCTGGGTTTGGTGGACAAAAATATATACCATATGTATCAGGCAAAATAAGCGATTTGGATAAAATTCGAAAGGCGGGTAAATATAGCTTTATGATTCAAGTTGATGGAGGAATAAATCACAGTAATGCCAAACAGGTGCTGGACTCTGGTGCAGATATACTGGTAGCAGGCTCTGCTATATTTTCATCCAAACTGGGGTTAGAACAAGCTATTAAATTGTTAAAATACCCTTCCCCAGATCCAACTTCTATTTAG
- the rsmD gene encoding 16S rRNA (guanine(966)-N(2))-methyltransferase RsmD yields MRIIAGSKKGLKLHSLKSNKIRPTSDKVKESIFNMLQDITDTHVLDMFCGSGNLGLESLSRGARDVTFIDNNISAIKLVRNNVKLCEFSSQVEIIKDDIFKWLSKGVQAKNTAFDLVFADPPYRQGYTDKLLSSEELAAIISHGGLLILEHEQGKLIETELKLWKQVKEKNYGDTTITILTPLRSE; encoded by the coding sequence ATGAGGATAATAGCTGGATCAAAAAAGGGGCTAAAACTACATAGCTTAAAAAGTAATAAAATCAGACCAACTTCGGATAAGGTTAAAGAATCAATATTTAACATGCTACAAGATATCACGGATACCCATGTTCTTGATATGTTTTGCGGTAGTGGTAATTTAGGTTTAGAGTCACTTAGCCGTGGGGCTAGGGATGTTACATTCATTGACAATAATATTTCTGCTATCAAATTGGTGCGAAATAATGTGAAATTATGTGAATTTTCATCACAAGTCGAAATTATTAAAGACGATATTTTTAAATGGTTGTCAAAGGGAGTGCAAGCAAAAAATACAGCTTTTGACTTAGTTTTTGCAGATCCGCCGTACAGACAAGGTTATACTGATAAATTGTTGAGTTCTGAAGAGTTAGCTGCCATAATATCCCATGGTGGTTTATTAATTTTAGAACATGAGCAAGGGAAATTAATTGAAACTGAGCTAAAACTATGGAAACAAGTAAAGGAAAAAAATTATGGTGATACTACAATTACAATCCTAACACCGTTAAGGAGTGAATAG
- the spoVM gene encoding stage V sporulation protein SpoVM: protein MKFYTIKLPGFLAKLLRGFLGKGNKGQES from the coding sequence ATGAAATTTTATACAATCAAATTACCTGGGTTTTTAGCTAAATTATTGAGAGGTTTTTTAGGTAAAGGGAATAAGGGACAGGAGTCGTAA
- a CDS encoding DegV family protein — translation MTIHIVTDSTCDLPKEIIEKYSINVVPLNVHFAENTYKDKIDLFPDEFYQKLVNSQEHPETSQPSPGDFVNCYQEIAGEKDQILSIHLSSELSGTFQSANIAKEMLPDLDITVIDSKLASLAMGLLVKKAAEAREQGASMEEIVDKIDVLKEKITLYFFVDTLEYLKRGGRIGKAQALVGSLLDIKPILTINNEGIIEPIDKVRTKKKAINKVIDLLKEAKGDVNVTAGILYSGNEQENLDMIKTKISEEFNCEDMVISPFGPVIGVHVGPGAFGVCMI, via the coding sequence ATGACGATTCATATAGTAACTGATAGTACATGTGATTTACCTAAAGAAATAATAGAAAAATATAGTATCAATGTAGTACCCTTAAACGTTCATTTTGCGGAAAATACCTATAAAGACAAGATTGACTTATTTCCTGATGAATTCTACCAAAAATTAGTGAATTCACAGGAACATCCCGAAACTTCTCAACCTTCTCCAGGAGATTTTGTAAACTGTTATCAAGAAATTGCAGGGGAGAAGGATCAAATATTATCAATACATTTGTCCTCAGAGCTTAGTGGCACATTTCAATCAGCTAATATTGCTAAGGAAATGCTACCTGATTTAGATATTACGGTGATTGATTCTAAATTGGCATCCCTGGCTATGGGATTATTAGTCAAAAAGGCTGCAGAAGCAAGAGAGCAAGGAGCTTCTATGGAAGAAATTGTCGACAAAATTGATGTTTTGAAAGAAAAAATTACCTTGTATTTTTTTGTGGATACTTTGGAATATTTAAAACGAGGAGGCAGAATTGGTAAGGCTCAAGCCCTGGTAGGCTCTCTTTTAGATATCAAACCGATATTAACCATTAATAATGAGGGAATCATTGAACCCATTGATAAAGTGAGAACAAAAAAGAAAGCAATAAACAAGGTAATTGATCTATTAAAAGAAGCAAAGGGAGACGTGAATGTAACGGCGGGAATTCTTTATAGTGGTAATGAACAAGAAAATCTAGATATGATTAAAACTAAAATTAGCGAAGAATTTAATTGTGAAGACATGGTGATTTCACCCTTCGGACCTGTTATTGGAGTCCATGTTGGTCCAGGGGCCTTTGGAGTATGTATGATTTAA
- the ylbJ gene encoding sporulation integral membrane protein YlbJ encodes MDNIKGGKLFHLFLSCSAAFLTISLILFPDRAFDAAVDGLNIWWEVVFPALLPFFIGAEILMGLGVVHFMGVMLEPLMRPIFNVPGAGSFVMAVGLASGFPIGSILTSKLRRDSMLTKTEAERLLCFTNTADPLFMFGAVAVGMFHNAQLGLMIAAAHYMSSFTVGLLMRFYKKNSSDITKEPKSQEHIVIRAFKAMFDAKDRDGRTMGKLLGDAIKNSVNNLLLIGGFIILFSVIIRILTVVGVVDLITAILAPIFVSVGLEPDLIPAIISGFFEISLGSEIAGNLPAEIPLVQKLMAVGAIIAWSGLSVHAQVASITSDTDINIIPFICARVVHGLLAAIYTIPVVNYIFADISLSHTVTAISKTGTELIYTWGLGVTWSLSVFIILILFTILLMLLYTLGISKKVLVLFKNRK; translated from the coding sequence ATGGATAACATTAAAGGAGGGAAATTATTTCATCTATTCCTATCATGTAGTGCAGCATTTCTAACCATTTCTTTAATACTTTTTCCTGATAGGGCTTTTGACGCGGCAGTTGATGGCCTTAATATTTGGTGGGAAGTAGTTTTTCCGGCTTTACTACCTTTTTTTATCGGGGCAGAAATTTTAATGGGTCTCGGCGTTGTCCACTTCATGGGAGTTATGTTAGAACCATTAATGAGGCCAATATTTAATGTGCCTGGAGCCGGTTCTTTTGTTATGGCAGTAGGTTTGGCTTCTGGATTTCCCATTGGGTCCATTCTAACATCCAAGCTTAGAAGGGACAGTATGCTTACTAAAACTGAGGCGGAAAGATTATTGTGCTTTACCAATACTGCTGATCCACTTTTTATGTTCGGGGCTGTAGCAGTAGGAATGTTTCACAATGCCCAATTAGGTTTAATGATAGCTGCAGCCCATTATATGTCTAGTTTTACTGTGGGTTTATTAATGCGATTTTACAAAAAAAATAGTTCTGATATAACAAAAGAACCAAAAAGCCAAGAACATATAGTTATTAGAGCATTTAAAGCTATGTTCGATGCAAAAGACCGGGACGGACGCACCATGGGTAAATTATTAGGGGATGCAATAAAAAACTCGGTCAACAATTTATTACTTATCGGAGGCTTTATTATACTTTTTTCAGTAATTATAAGAATTTTAACAGTTGTAGGAGTAGTTGATTTGATAACAGCAATTTTGGCACCAATTTTTGTATCTGTGGGGCTAGAGCCCGATTTAATTCCAGCAATTATTAGTGGTTTTTTCGAAATTTCTCTTGGCTCCGAAATCGCCGGCAATTTGCCTGCTGAAATTCCTTTAGTACAAAAGTTAATGGCTGTGGGAGCAATCATCGCTTGGAGTGGTTTATCAGTCCATGCACAAGTTGCAAGTATAACCAGTGATACAGATATTAACATTATTCCTTTTATATGTGCTAGAGTGGTACACGGATTGTTAGCAGCAATTTATACAATACCAGTTGTAAATTATATTTTCGCTGATATCAGTCTTTCTCATACAGTAACGGCAATTTCCAAAACAGGGACAGAATTAATTTATACTTGGGGTTTAGGAGTCACTTGGTCCCTAAGTGTATTTATTATCCTAATATTGTTCACAATTTTACTAATGTTATTATATACTCTAGGGATTAGCAAAAAAGTATTAGTCCTGTTTAAAAACCGTAAATAA
- a CDS encoding YlbL family protein codes for MTNSKSLIARILQTFAVVAVLILLLSQVTPDYYLVQPGTPLELSEVIEIDNDSQKFGNLFLTTVNQSRTSGVSFLYGLLNPNAELHEIEEVIPPEMDVEEYREMMQQRMTDSQNIAKTVALENLGHEIEFTGEGIKVLELAEDSPAENILKKDDIITKVNGEPIYLAEELVGYIENHPIGETVELTIERNNQEELKTVETKAHPDNPDNSYLGVFIKTVKWEPILPVDINFETGGIGGPSAGLMFVLEIMNQLTEEDLSQGRVIAGTGAIDLDGSVNAVGGVRHKVRAAEAQGATYFLVPENNYEEAQQGAEDIKVVKVTNIEEVQDFLESL; via the coding sequence ATGACTAACTCTAAATCACTCATTGCAAGAATTTTACAAACCTTTGCTGTAGTTGCCGTCCTAATATTATTACTAAGTCAGGTGACGCCAGATTATTATCTGGTACAACCAGGTACACCTTTAGAGTTGAGTGAGGTTATTGAAATAGACAATGATAGCCAAAAATTTGGCAATTTGTTTTTGACAACAGTGAATCAATCTCGCACCAGTGGAGTATCATTTTTGTATGGATTACTTAATCCCAATGCTGAATTACATGAAATAGAAGAAGTGATACCTCCGGAAATGGATGTGGAAGAGTATCGAGAGATGATGCAGCAACGCATGACGGACAGTCAAAACATAGCAAAAACAGTTGCTCTAGAAAATTTGGGTCATGAAATAGAATTTACTGGAGAAGGTATAAAGGTATTAGAGCTAGCAGAGGATAGTCCTGCAGAAAACATTTTAAAAAAAGATGATATTATCACTAAAGTCAACGGAGAACCCATATATTTAGCCGAAGAATTAGTCGGTTATATAGAAAATCATCCTATTGGTGAAACTGTAGAATTGACAATTGAACGAAATAACCAAGAGGAGCTAAAAACTGTAGAAACGAAAGCTCATCCTGATAATCCGGATAATTCATACTTGGGCGTTTTTATAAAAACTGTCAAATGGGAACCTATACTACCAGTTGATATAAATTTTGAAACAGGAGGTATTGGTGGTCCTTCAGCAGGTTTGATGTTTGTTTTAGAAATCATGAATCAGTTAACTGAAGAAGACTTAAGTCAAGGGCGAGTAATTGCAGGTACAGGGGCGATAGATTTAGATGGTTCCGTTAATGCGGTAGGAGGAGTAAGACATAAAGTTCGAGCTGCAGAAGCCCAAGGCGCTACTTACTTCCTGGTTCCCGAAAACAATTATGAAGAAGCTCAACAAGGGGCCGAAGATATCAAAGTTGTCAAAGTAACAAATATTGAAGAAGTTCAAGATTTTTTGGAATCACTTTAA
- the rsgA gene encoding ribosome small subunit-dependent GTPase A, protein MQGRVVKIINDFYYVQGNEKNATIECKLKGNLIKDNNFPLVGDVVLVELTGEGQGMISDLSSRENRLVKPAVANVDQVIVVTSVKNPKPNLQLVDRLLVWAYFEGLQGMVCINKRELDYQKAQELAEIYKTSEINTTLISVKENDLDHLPKFFENKTSVLAGQSGVGKSSILNTLNPDLNLEVNPVSRKAGTGKHTTRHCQLLKAGGGFLVDTPGFNKKKLPEIVPEQLELAFPEIKKHSSDCKFNDCSHRKEPDCQVKKLVGTDIPTTRYEHFVKFFEELVDMERSF, encoded by the coding sequence ATGCAGGGTAGAGTAGTCAAAATTATAAATGATTTCTATTATGTACAAGGCAATGAAAAGAACGCAACAATAGAATGTAAATTAAAAGGCAATTTAATTAAAGATAATAACTTTCCCTTAGTAGGAGACGTAGTTTTAGTGGAACTTACAGGGGAAGGGCAGGGTATGATATCAGATTTATCATCCCGAGAGAACCGGCTTGTAAAACCTGCAGTTGCCAATGTGGATCAGGTGATTGTAGTCACATCTGTCAAAAACCCTAAACCGAATCTCCAATTAGTTGACCGTCTATTGGTTTGGGCTTATTTTGAAGGATTACAGGGAATGGTCTGTATTAACAAAAGAGAACTAGACTATCAAAAAGCACAGGAATTGGCTGAAATATATAAAACTTCAGAGATAAATACAACCTTAATCAGTGTCAAGGAAAACGATCTGGATCATCTCCCAAAATTCTTTGAAAATAAAACTTCCGTTCTAGCTGGTCAATCTGGCGTAGGTAAATCCAGTATTTTAAACACCTTGAATCCGGACTTAAACTTGGAGGTAAATCCCGTAAGCAGAAAAGCTGGTACGGGCAAACATACCACCCGTCATTGTCAACTTTTAAAAGCCGGTGGAGGATTTTTAGTTGATACACCAGGATTTAACAAAAAAAAGTTGCCAGAAATAGTGCCAGAACAGCTAGAACTTGCATTTCCAGAAATAAAAAAGCATTCTTCAGATTGCAAATTTAATGACTGCTCTCATAGAAAGGAACCTGATTGTCAAGTTAAGAAATTGGTCGGCACTGATATACCTACTACGAGATACGAACACTTTGTCAAATTTTTTGAAGAATTGGTAGACATGGAAAGGAGTTTTTGA
- a CDS encoding DAK2 domain-containing protein, with the protein MSKETIDGLMLKQMIAGGAVSLNKAKEEINSLNVFPVPDGDTGTNMNLTVKSAKEEAEKVTTNHAGEVAKAISKGALMGARGNSGVILSQLFRGFAKELEQYAEIDVKTFIKAMNSGVNTAYKAVMKPVEGTILTVAKDAAKGGQKYVRNKSETNFNELLNYVIQSTDEGVQRTPQQLKVLKEAGVVDAGGKGLYYIYYGFLMGLSGEDFSSLKVDIPIAESQIPEGHHEEDADLVYKFCTEFILSGVNQPEETEKTLKQELMAYGDSLLVVGETDIVKVHVHTNRPGKVLEDSMKFGELTDIKIDNMKKQHDTEIIKNEEPGDSKEDEFNEEQIDKVGVITVVNGAGFDEIFQSLGASHVVTGGQTMNPSTEDLINAINQIPESSVILLPNNKNIIMACEQAKEISDKQVEVIPTKTIPQGISSMMAFDPEADDMKEMAEDMGDASQEVITGEITYAVRDTKIDDMDIKKDEIIAIVDGKITNHGTESEQVLLDALNDLVSEDHEIITIYYGENTNKSKVDNLISDLEGIFTDCEIESHYGGQPLYYYTFSVE; encoded by the coding sequence TTGAGTAAAGAAACCATTGACGGATTAATGTTAAAACAAATGATAGCTGGTGGAGCAGTTTCATTAAATAAAGCAAAAGAAGAAATTAATTCTCTCAATGTTTTTCCCGTACCTGACGGTGATACGGGTACTAACATGAATTTAACAGTAAAATCGGCTAAGGAAGAGGCTGAAAAAGTTACTACTAATCATGCTGGTGAAGTGGCCAAGGCTATCTCAAAAGGAGCATTAATGGGAGCACGAGGTAATTCAGGTGTTATTTTAAGCCAGCTATTTAGAGGCTTTGCTAAAGAGTTAGAACAGTATGCTGAAATAGATGTGAAAACCTTTATCAAAGCCATGAATTCTGGTGTAAACACAGCTTACAAAGCTGTTATGAAGCCAGTTGAAGGTACTATTTTAACTGTTGCTAAAGATGCTGCTAAAGGAGGACAAAAATATGTCCGCAACAAGTCAGAAACTAATTTTAATGAACTATTAAATTATGTAATTCAAAGTACTGATGAAGGTGTTCAAAGAACACCACAACAATTAAAGGTTCTAAAAGAAGCTGGTGTAGTAGATGCTGGAGGTAAAGGATTATACTATATTTACTATGGATTTTTAATGGGACTTTCTGGCGAGGATTTTTCCTCTTTGAAGGTAGATATACCTATCGCCGAAAGTCAGATTCCTGAAGGTCATCACGAAGAAGATGCTGATTTGGTTTACAAATTTTGTACGGAATTTATTCTTTCTGGTGTAAATCAGCCAGAAGAAACTGAGAAGACTCTCAAACAGGAATTGATGGCCTATGGTGATTCTTTACTGGTAGTAGGTGAAACTGATATAGTTAAAGTCCATGTACATACTAATCGACCGGGAAAAGTCCTGGAAGATTCAATGAAATTTGGAGAACTAACAGACATCAAAATAGATAATATGAAAAAACAACACGATACAGAAATAATTAAAAATGAAGAACCAGGGGATAGTAAGGAAGACGAGTTTAATGAAGAACAAATAGATAAGGTGGGAGTTATAACGGTTGTTAATGGAGCTGGTTTTGATGAGATCTTTCAAAGTTTAGGTGCTTCTCATGTAGTTACAGGCGGACAAACTATGAACCCTAGCACTGAAGATTTAATTAACGCAATTAATCAAATACCTGAGTCCAGTGTTATTTTATTACCGAATAATAAGAACATTATTATGGCTTGTGAGCAGGCTAAGGAAATATCAGACAAACAGGTAGAAGTTATCCCTACAAAAACGATCCCTCAAGGTATAAGCTCTATGATGGCCTTTGACCCAGAAGCCGACGATATGAAAGAAATGGCTGAGGATATGGGAGACGCTTCTCAAGAAGTTATTACTGGAGAAATAACTTACGCCGTTAGAGATACTAAGATTGATGATATGGATATTAAAAAGGATGAAATAATAGCTATAGTAGATGGGAAAATCACTAATCACGGAACTGAATCTGAACAAGTGTTATTAGATGCTTTAAATGATTTAGTTTCGGAAGACCACGAAATTATAACCATTTATTATGGTGAAAATACTAATAAATCTAAAGTTGATAATTTAATTTCAGATCTAGAAGGTATTTTCACCGACTGTGAAATTGAAAGCCATTACGGAGGTCAACCGTTATATTACTATACATTTTCTGTGGAGTAA
- the coaD gene encoding pantetheine-phosphate adenylyltransferase → MKTVIYPGSFDPPTNGHLDIIQRAARVFDKVIVAVLNNPEKNPMFTVAERRKMLEMITKEYANVEIDDFNGLLVDYVREKQVSIVIKGLRAISDFENEMQMALTNRKLAPDIETIFMMTNHKCSFLSSSVVKEVVAFDGCIEGLVPEQIQDYIIEKRNSQRK, encoded by the coding sequence ATGAAAACGGTAATTTATCCCGGAAGTTTTGATCCACCAACAAATGGCCATTTGGATATTATTCAAAGAGCTGCTCGGGTTTTTGATAAAGTTATAGTTGCTGTGTTAAATAATCCAGAGAAAAACCCTATGTTTACAGTGGCAGAACGTCGAAAAATGTTGGAAATGATCACTAAGGAATATGCCAATGTAGAAATTGATGATTTTAATGGGTTACTAGTTGATTATGTTAGAGAAAAACAAGTTAGCATAGTTATTAAAGGTCTTCGAGCTATATCGGATTTTGAAAATGAAATGCAAATGGCTCTGACGAATAGAAAATTAGCACCTGATATTGAAACTATTTTCATGATGACTAATCATAAATGTTCATTTTTAAGTTCCAGTGTAGTAAAAGAAGTAGTAGCTTTTGATGGATGTATTGAGGGATTAGTACCAGAACAAATTCAAGACTACATTATTGAAAAAAGGAACTCTCAAAGGAAATGA
- a CDS encoding patatin-like phospholipase family protein, which translates to MVILTKKIGLALSAGSARGLAHIGVLKTLIDNNIPIDCIAGTSMGSMVGGLYAAGIPIDIIEGLSLNLTQKKWVDIGVPRKGFIRGDKVLQILRMLTKDSAIENTKIPFGCVATELNTGERIVYKQGNLAEAIRASISIPGVFTPYEYEGKTLVDGALVDRLPVSLCRALGADCVISVDVSTHVSNASITNIFDVIVQSMNIMQAEMLKERREDSDILIRPDVQSITPNQFQKAEEAIEAGKEACQEVLPALKQVVEEC; encoded by the coding sequence GTGGTTATTTTGACTAAAAAAATAGGTTTAGCTTTGAGCGCCGGCTCAGCCCGGGGCTTGGCTCATATAGGTGTTTTAAAAACATTAATTGACAATAATATTCCAATTGATTGCATTGCAGGAACCAGTATGGGTAGTATGGTAGGAGGTTTGTATGCTGCAGGGATACCAATTGATATTATCGAGGGCTTATCTTTAAATTTAACACAAAAAAAATGGGTGGATATAGGTGTGCCTAGAAAGGGATTTATTCGAGGTGATAAAGTTTTACAAATTCTGCGCATGTTAACTAAAGACAGCGCTATTGAAAATACCAAAATTCCCTTTGGTTGTGTGGCGACTGAATTAAACACTGGAGAACGAATTGTTTACAAACAAGGGAATTTAGCGGAAGCTATCAGGGCAAGTATTTCTATTCCGGGAGTTTTTACTCCATACGAATACGAAGGAAAAACTCTAGTAGATGGGGCATTAGTAGACCGACTACCTGTAAGTTTGTGTCGCGCTTTAGGAGCCGATTGTGTAATTTCAGTAGATGTGAGTACCCACGTGTCTAATGCTAGTATTACTAATATATTTGATGTGATAGTCCAATCAATGAATATAATGCAAGCTGAAATGTTAAAAGAAAGAAGAGAAGATAGCGATATTCTGATTAGGCCTGATGTACAAAGTATTACACCCAATCAATTCCAAAAGGCAGAAGAAGCTATTGAAGCAGGCAAAGAAGCATGTCAGGAAGTTTTACCAGCTTTAAAACAAGTAGTCGAGGAGTGTTAA